One window of Nicotiana tomentosiformis chromosome 11, ASM39032v3, whole genome shotgun sequence genomic DNA carries:
- the LOC104109298 gene encoding protein REDUCED CHLOROPLAST COVERAGE 2 isoform X3 codes for MAPKTGKTKPHKVKGEKKKKEEKVLPNVIEITVGTPEDSQVLLKGISTDKILDVRKLLAVNVETCHVTNYSLSHEGQVRGTRLKDTVEIVSLKPCHLSLVEEDYTEEQSVAHIRRLLDIVACTTSFGGSSSSPKPTGRTGSTEPGPENAESKSSKPKSQEPKKAAGSPKAKPSKPDATAVCGDEDAGDSAEKGDPAMMCPPPRLGQFYDFFSFAHLTPPIQYIRRSSRPFLEDKTEDDFFQIDVRICSGKPTTIVASQTGFYPAGKRALLCHSLVGLLQQLSRVFDAAYKALMKAFTEHNKFGNLPYGFRANTWVVPPFVTDNPATFPPLPMEDENWGGNGGGQGRDGKHDHRPWAKEFAILAAMPCKTAEERQIRDRKAFLLHSLFVDVSVLKAVAAIKHLADNSQNGTNQSSSYEERIGDLLISVTKDISDASKKLDNKNDGNQVLSMSAEELAKRNLLKGITADESATVHDTCTLGVVVVRHCGYTAIVKVAAEVNWGSNPIPQDIEIDDQAEGGASALNVNSLRMLLHKSSTPQSSSQVHKLHGADVEDVVAAKSLVSQVLGESLHKLQEEESKQVKSIRWELGACWVQHLQNQASGKAESKKAEEAKVEPAVKGLGKHGGLLKDIKKKSDDKISGKEVSSSDTNKKELEKQDEETEILWKKVLPEAAYLRLKESETGLHLKSPDELIDMAHKYYADTALPKLVADFGSLELSPVDGRTLTDFMHTRGLQMCSLGRVVELADKLPHVQSLCIHEMVVRAYKHILQAVVAAVDNIANVAASIASCLNLLLGTPSAENGDSDDELKWKWIETFLSKRFGWQWKDESRQDLRKFAILRGLCHKVGLELVPKDYDVDSPFPFKKSDIISMVPVYKHVACSSADGRTLLESSKTSLDKGKLEDAVNYGTKALSKLVSVCGPYHRMTAGAYSLLAVVLYHTGDFNQATIYQQKALDINERELGLDHPDTMKSYGDLAVFYYRLQHTELALKYVNRALYLLHLTCGPSHPNTAATYINVAMMEEGLGNVHVALRYLHEALKCNQRLLGADHIQTAASYHAIAIALSLMEAYSLSVQHEQTTLQILQAKLGPDDLRTQDAAAWLEYFESKALEQQEAARNGTPKPDASISSKGHLSVSDLLDYIAPDAEMKAREAQKKQARAKVKGKAGQNGGIATDEFEKDELLSPTTPVVENSSDKENKSELDNKQELQIADSTPKQSDHILVEQTLVEKNDDVIQEDTSEEGWQEALPKGRSMMARKLSSSRRPNLAKLNTNFTNASHLPRARGKATNFTSPRSSPNESTTSSTPSPASKKFVKSAGFSPKLNSASSPAASNPKSAPISPSPTEQIVKTNSIVSSISGQAAGKLFSYKEVALAPPGTIVKAVAEQLPKDNSSEQNKETVATDSTLPTTARNSDGEQAQKVGEEKQHNDSGGQTYQAVNDPQQSKEEGLVSAKSSESTKTDASGEKEGDVVTASEVKTTAKNKGVDSANSSVTGIQNDGSSTDANVTPKVDMPESKADKIPDTSSDCEPAADSATEKDASLTNAGAAMEERNDDEPTENASTVPTESDKQGDSETAKETAKKLSAAAPPFNPSTVPVFGTIPAAGFKEHGGILPPPVNIPPLLTVNPVRRSPHQSATARVPYGPRLSGGYGRSGNRVPRNKPVFLNGEHNGDASHFTTLRIMNPHAAEFVPGQPWVPNGFPVAPNGYMASPNGMPVSPNGYAISPNSIPVSPDGSPASLNGMPMTQNDLPVSPVEAGESPSAVIVEGAAENHEMAEADGTDMEPSSSLVTADTGSQQITQDQEEDEEKLQSDMPKDDDKSQCENGEKSGDTAAPSDEIAASKETCNSVSPEEKATKRWGDYSDGENEVVEVPS; via the exons AGGATTATACAGAAGAACAATCAGTGGCTCATATTAGAAGACTTCTGGACATAGTGGCCTGCACCACTTCTTTCGGCGGTTCATCTTCTTCACCCAAACCGACCGGCCGAACCGGTTCAACCGAACCCGGTCCAGAAAATGCCGAATCAAAATCAAGCAAGCCCAAAAGCCAGGAACCGAAAAAGGCGGCCGGTTCACCTAAGGCCAAGCCGTCGAAACCAGATGCCACCGCCGTATGCGGCGACGAAGACGCCGGCGACTCGGCGGAGAAAGGCGACCCAGCAATGATGTGTCCCCCACCCCGGTTGGGACAGTTTTATGACTTTTTCTCCTTTGCTCATCTCACCCCTCCAATCCAAT ATATTAGGAGATCAAGTCGACCATTCCTTGAGGATAAAACAGAAGATGATTTTTTCCAAATAGAT GTCCGGATTTGCAGTGGCAAGCCAACAACCATTGTTGCTTCTCAGACGGGTTTCTATCCTGCTGGAAAACGCGCTCTTTTGTGTCACTCTTTGGTTGGATTATTGCAACAATTAAGTCGAGTTTTTGATGCT GCATACAAGGCTCTCATGAAAGCTTTCACCGAGCACAATAAG TTTGGGAACCTTCCTTATGGTTTTCGAGCGAACACATGGGTTGTCCCTCCGTTTGTTACTGACAATCCAGCTACTTTTCCTCCACTTCCGATGGAAGATGAGAATTGGGGAGGAAATGGAGGTGGACAAGGAAGAGATGGCAAACATGATCATAGGCCATGGGCAAAGGAATTTGCTATTCTTGCAGCTATGCCTTGTAAAACGGCGGAAGAAAGGCAAATACGAGATAGGAAAGCGTTTTTACTTCACAGTCTATTCGTCGATGTGTCAGTTCTCAAAGCTGTTGCTGCCATAAAGCATCTAGCGGACAACAGCCAAAATGGAACAAATCAGTCCAGTTCATACGAGGAAAGAATTGGAGATCTTCTAATCAGTGTGACAAAAGACATCTCAGATGCAAGCAAGAAATTGGACAACAAAAATGACGGGAATCAGGTCCTGAGCATGTCCGCGGAGGAGCTTGCAAAGAGAAATTTGTTAAAAGGCATAACTGCAGATGAGAGTGCTACAGTTCAT GATACTTGTACCTTGGGTGTAGTGGTTGTTAGACACTGTGGCTACACAGCTATTGTAAAAGTTGCAGCTGAGGTGAACTGGGGGTCTAATCCCATTCCTCAGGACATTGAAATTGATGACCAGGCGGAGGGAGGTGCCAGTGCATTAAATGTTAACAG CTTGAGAATGCTATTGCACAAGTCATCAACACCTCAGTCATCTAGCCAAGTCCATAAATTACACGGTGCAGATGTCGAAGACGTTGTGGCTGCTAAGTCTTTAGTAAGCCAGGTGCTCGGTGAAAGCTTGCACAAATTACAGGAAGAAGAAAGCAAACAAGTGAAATCTATTAGATGGGAGTTGGGTGCATGTTGGGTGCAACATTTGCAAAATCAGGCCTCCGGGAAAGCTGAGTCAAAAAAAGCTGAAGAAGCTAAAGTAGAGCCAGCGGTAAAGGGTCTTGGGAAGCATGGTGGCCTGCTGAAGGATATTAAGAAGAAATCGGATGACAAGATTTCAGGAAAGGAAGTTTCTTCAAGTGACACTAACAAGAAAGAACTAGAGAAACAAGATGAGGAAACAGAGATTCTTTGGAAAAAGGTGCTACCTGAAGCAGCATATTTGCGCCTAAAGGAATCAGAAACTGGTCTTCACCTTAAG TCACCTGATGAGTTGATCGATATGGCACATAAATACTACGCTGATACTGCCCTTCCAAAACTG GTTGCTGATTTCGGGTCGCTGGAGCTTTCACCTGTCGATGGAAGGACACTGACAGATTTCATGCACACCAGGGGTTTGCAAATGTGCTCCTTGGGGCGCGTG GTGGAACTTGCAGACAAGCTTCCTCATGTGCAATCTCTTTGTATTCACGAGATGGTCGTTAGAGCTTACAAACACATACTGCAGGCTGTCGTGGCAGCAGTTGATAATATTGCTAATGTCGCTGCATCAATAGCTTCTTGTTTAAATCTATTGCTCGGGACGCCATCTGCCGAAAATGGTGATTCAGATGATGAATTGAAATGGAAATGGATAGAAACTTTTCTGTCGAAGAGGTTTGGGTGGCAGTGGAAGGATGAAAGTCGGCAGGATCTTAGAAAATTTGCCATTCTTCGAGGTCTTTGCCATAAG GTAGGACTTGAGCTTGTTCCCAAAGACTATGATGTGGACTCTCCATTTCCTTTCAAGAAGTCGGATATCATAAGCATGGTCCCCGTGTACAAG CATGTTGCGTGCTCGTCAGCGGATGGGCGTACGCTGCTGGAATCATCAAAAACTTCCCTCGACAAAGGCAAACTGGAGGATGCTGTAAACTATGGAACTAAG GCACTCTCAAAACTCGTGTCTGTCTGTGGTCCTTACCATCGAATGACAGCTGGTGCATACAGTCTCTTAGCTGTGGTACTCTACCACACCGGAGATTTTAATCAG GCTACTATTTATCAACAAAAAGCTTTGGATATTAATGAAAGAGAACTTGGACTTGACCACCCAGATACAATGAAGAGTTATGGAGATTTAGCAGTTTTCTACTACCGACTTCAACACACAGAGTTGGCATTAAA GTATGTGAATCGTGCCCTCTATCTTTTGCATCTTACTTGTGGACCTTCACATCCAAATACTGCTGCAACATACATAAACGTAGCAATGATGGAAGAAGGTCTCGGAAATGTCCATGTTGCACTTAGGTACCTTCACGAGGCTCTTAAGTGTAACCAGAGACTTCTTGGAGCGGACCACATTCAA ACTGCTGCCAGCTATCATGCTATTGCAATCGCTCTTTCTTTAATGGAAGCATATTCCTTAAGTGTTCAGCATGAACAAACTACGCTTCAGATACTACAAGCTAAACTTGGACCTGATGATTTACGTACTCAG GATGCTGCTGCATGGCTTGAGTATTTCGAGTCCAAAGCTCTCGAGCAGCAAGAAGCTGCACGAAATGGTACCCCAAAGCCCGATGCCTCTATCTCTAGCAAAGGCCATCTAAG TGTCTCGGACTTGTTGGATTACATTGCTCCAGATGCAGAGATGAAGGCTAGAGAAGCCCAAAAGAAGCAAGCTCGTGCAAAG GTTAAAGGCAAAGCAGGGCAAAATGGGGGAATAGCGACGGATGAATTTGAGAAGGATGAACTTCTTTCTCCAACTACTCCGGTTGTGGAGAACTCCAGTGATAAAGAGAACAAGTCTGAATTAGACAACAAACAGGAACTACAGATTGCAGACTCCACACCTAAGCAATCTGATCACATTTTGGTAGAACAGACACTAGTGGAGAAAAATGATGACGTGATACAAGAGGATACGTCTGAGGAAGGATGGCAAGAGGCTTTACCCAAAGGCCGTTCAATGATGGCGCGTAAGCTTTCTAGTTCTAGGAGACCTAACCTTGCAAAACTTAACACCAACTTCACGAACGCTTCCCATTTACCAAGAGCTCGAGGTAAAGCCACTAATTTTACATCTCCAAGATCGAGTCCAAATGAATCTACAACATCGTCTACACCATCTCCTGCTTCAAAGAAGTTTGTGAAAAGTGCTGGTTTCAGCCCTAAGCTAAACAGTGCTTCTTCACCAGCTGCTTCCAATCCCAAATCGGCACCCATCAGCCCTTCTCCAACAGAACAAATTGTCAAAACCAATTCGATTGTTAGCTCAATCAGCGGTCAGGCAGCTGGAAAACTATTCTCTTACAAAGAAGTTGCTTTAGCACCACCCGGTACAATTGTAAAAGCAGTGGCAGAGCAATTGCCAAAGGACAATAGTTCAGAACAAAACAAGGAGACTGTGGCAACAGATTCAACTCTGCCGACAACAGCGAGAAACAGTGATGGAGAGCAGGCTCAGAAAGTCGGTGAAGAGAAGCAACATAATGATTCTGGTGGACAAACCTATCAAGCAGTCAATGACCCTCAACAAAGTAAAGAAGAAGGACTTGTATCAGCCAAATCTTCGGAGAGTACAAAAACTGATGCTTCTGGAGAGAAGGAAGGAGATGTCGTCACAGCTTCAGAAGTAAAGACTACTGCTAAAAACAAAGGAGTAGACTCAGCAAATAGCTCGGTTACGGGGATCCAAAATGATGGTTCTTCCACTGATGCAAATGTAACTCCCAAAGTCGATATGCCAGAAAGCAAAGCTGATAAAATCCCCGACACCTCTTCTGATTGTGAACCTGCTGCTGATTCTGCAACAGAGAAGGATGCTAGTCTTACAAATGCAGGAGCTGCAATGGAAGAGAGGAATGATGATGAACCTACCGAAAATGCTAGTACTGTGCCTACTGAATCAGACAAGCAAGGTGATTCTGAGACTGCAAAAGAAACAGCCAAGAAACTTTCGGCAGCTGCACCTCCATTTAATCCATCTACTGTTCCAGTTTTTGGCACTATCCCAGCAGCAGGTTTCAAGGAGCATGGAGGAATATTACCCCCTCCTGTGAATATCCCTCCTCTGCTTACTGTGAATCCTGTTCGTAGATCACCACATCAGTCAGCAACAGCAAGAGTTCCGTATGGCCCACGCTTGTCAGGTGGCTATGGTAGGTCTGGAAATCGAGTTCCACGAAACAAGCCTGTTTTTCTCAATGGTGAACATAATGGAGATGCGAGTCATTTCACTACTCTTCGAATCATGAACCCACATGCAGCCGAGTTTGTCCCTGGTCAACCATGGGTTCCAAATGGCTTTCCGGTCGCTCCAAATGGTTACATGGCTTCACCAAATGGTATGCCCGTTTCACCAAATGGATATGCCATATCACCAAATAGCATACCAGTGTCGCCAGATGGTTCTCCAGCATCTTTGAACGGTATGCCAATGACTCAAAATGACCTTCCAGTTTCTCCGGTTGAGGCAGGAGAATCCCCTTCAGCTGTAATTGTGGAAGGTGCTGCTGAAAACCACGAGATGGCAGAGGCTGATGGGACCGACATGGAACCCTCCAGTAGTTTGGTAACAGCCGACACAGGAAGTCAGCAGATCACTCAGGATCaggaagaagatgaggaaaaacTGCAATCTGACATGCCTAAAGATGATGACAAATCACAATGTGAAAATGGAGAAAAGTCTGGAGATACAGCTGCACCATCTGATGAGATTGCTGCTTCAAAAGAAACATGCAATTCTGTTTCCCCTGAGGAGAAAGCAACCAAGCGTTGGGGAGATTATAGTGATGGTGAAAATGAGGTTGTTGAGGTACCAAGTTGA
- the LOC104109298 gene encoding protein REDUCED CHLOROPLAST COVERAGE 2 isoform X4: protein MAPKTGKTKPHKVKGEKKKKEEKVLPNVIEITVGTPEDSQVLLKGISTDKILDVRKLLAVNVETCHVTNYSLSHEVRGTRLKDTVEIVSLKPCHLSLVEEDYTEEQSVAHIRRLLDIVACTTSFGGSSSSPKPTGRTGSTEPGPENAESKSSKPKSQEPKKAAGSPKAKPSKPDATAVCGDEDAGDSAEKGDPAMMCPPPRLGQFYDFFSFAHLTPPIQYIRRSSRPFLEDKTEDDFFQIDVRICSGKPTTIVASQTGFYPAGKRALLCHSLVGLLQQLSRVFDAAYKALMKAFTEHNKFGNLPYGFRANTWVVPPFVTDNPATFPPLPMEDENWGGNGGGQGRDGKHDHRPWAKEFAILAAMPCKTAEERQIRDRKAFLLHSLFVDVSVLKAVAAIKHLADNSQNGTNQSSSYEERIGDLLISVTKDISDASKKLDNKNDGNQVLSMSAEELAKRNLLKGITADESATVHDTCTLGVVVVRHCGYTAIVKVAAEVNWGSNPIPQDIEIDDQAEGGASALNVNSLRMLLHKSSTPQSSSQVHKLHGADVEDVVAAKSLVSQVLGESLHKLQEEESKQVKSIRWELGACWVQHLQNQASGKAESKKAEEAKVEPAVKGLGKHGGLLKDIKKKSDDKISGKEVSSSDTNKKELEKQDEETEILWKKVLPEAAYLRLKESETGLHLKSPDELIDMAHKYYADTALPKLVADFGSLELSPVDGRTLTDFMHTRGLQMCSLGRVVELADKLPHVQSLCIHEMVVRAYKHILQAVVAAVDNIANVAASIASCLNLLLGTPSAENGDSDDELKWKWIETFLSKRFGWQWKDESRQDLRKFAILRGLCHKVGLELVPKDYDVDSPFPFKKSDIISMVPVYKHVACSSADGRTLLESSKTSLDKGKLEDAVNYGTKALSKLVSVCGPYHRMTAGAYSLLAVVLYHTGDFNQATIYQQKALDINERELGLDHPDTMKSYGDLAVFYYRLQHTELALKYVNRALYLLHLTCGPSHPNTAATYINVAMMEEGLGNVHVALRYLHEALKCNQRLLGADHIQTAASYHAIAIALSLMEAYSLSVQHEQTTLQILQAKLGPDDLRTQDAAAWLEYFESKALEQQEAARNGTPKPDASISSKGHLSVSDLLDYIAPDAEMKAREAQKKQARAKVKGKAGQNGGIATDEFEKDELLSPTTPVVENSSDKENKSELDNKQELQIADSTPKQSDHILVEQTLVEKNDDVIQEDTSEEGWQEALPKGRSMMARKLSSSRRPNLAKLNTNFTNASHLPRARGKATNFTSPRSSPNESTTSSTPSPASKKFVKSAGFSPKLNSASSPAASNPKSAPISPSPTEQIVKTNSIVSSISGQAAGKLFSYKEVALAPPGTIVKAVAEQLPKDNSSEQNKETVATDSTLPTTARNSDGEQAQKVGEEKQHNDSGGQTYQAVNDPQQSKEEGLVSAKSSESTKTDASGEKEGDVVTASEVKTTAKNKGVDSANSSVTGIQNDGSSTDANVTPKVDMPESKADKIPDTSSDCEPAADSATEKDASLTNAGAAMEERNDDEPTENASTVPTESDKQGDSETAKETAKKLSAAAPPFNPSTVPVFGTIPAAGFKEHGGILPPPVNIPPLLTVNPVRRSPHQSATARVPYGPRLSGGYGRSGNRVPRNKPVFLNGEHNGDASHFTTLRIMNPHAAEFVPGQPWVPNGFPVAPNGYMASPNGMPVSPNGYAISPNSIPVSPDGSPASLNGMPMTQNDLPVSPVEAGESPSAVIVEGAAENHEMAEADGTDMEPSSSLVTADTGSQQITQDQEEDEEKLQSDMPKDDDKSQCENGEKSGDTAAPSDEIAASKETCNSVSPEEKATKRWGDYSDGENEVVEVPS, encoded by the exons AGGATTATACAGAAGAACAATCAGTGGCTCATATTAGAAGACTTCTGGACATAGTGGCCTGCACCACTTCTTTCGGCGGTTCATCTTCTTCACCCAAACCGACCGGCCGAACCGGTTCAACCGAACCCGGTCCAGAAAATGCCGAATCAAAATCAAGCAAGCCCAAAAGCCAGGAACCGAAAAAGGCGGCCGGTTCACCTAAGGCCAAGCCGTCGAAACCAGATGCCACCGCCGTATGCGGCGACGAAGACGCCGGCGACTCGGCGGAGAAAGGCGACCCAGCAATGATGTGTCCCCCACCCCGGTTGGGACAGTTTTATGACTTTTTCTCCTTTGCTCATCTCACCCCTCCAATCCAAT ATATTAGGAGATCAAGTCGACCATTCCTTGAGGATAAAACAGAAGATGATTTTTTCCAAATAGAT GTCCGGATTTGCAGTGGCAAGCCAACAACCATTGTTGCTTCTCAGACGGGTTTCTATCCTGCTGGAAAACGCGCTCTTTTGTGTCACTCTTTGGTTGGATTATTGCAACAATTAAGTCGAGTTTTTGATGCT GCATACAAGGCTCTCATGAAAGCTTTCACCGAGCACAATAAG TTTGGGAACCTTCCTTATGGTTTTCGAGCGAACACATGGGTTGTCCCTCCGTTTGTTACTGACAATCCAGCTACTTTTCCTCCACTTCCGATGGAAGATGAGAATTGGGGAGGAAATGGAGGTGGACAAGGAAGAGATGGCAAACATGATCATAGGCCATGGGCAAAGGAATTTGCTATTCTTGCAGCTATGCCTTGTAAAACGGCGGAAGAAAGGCAAATACGAGATAGGAAAGCGTTTTTACTTCACAGTCTATTCGTCGATGTGTCAGTTCTCAAAGCTGTTGCTGCCATAAAGCATCTAGCGGACAACAGCCAAAATGGAACAAATCAGTCCAGTTCATACGAGGAAAGAATTGGAGATCTTCTAATCAGTGTGACAAAAGACATCTCAGATGCAAGCAAGAAATTGGACAACAAAAATGACGGGAATCAGGTCCTGAGCATGTCCGCGGAGGAGCTTGCAAAGAGAAATTTGTTAAAAGGCATAACTGCAGATGAGAGTGCTACAGTTCAT GATACTTGTACCTTGGGTGTAGTGGTTGTTAGACACTGTGGCTACACAGCTATTGTAAAAGTTGCAGCTGAGGTGAACTGGGGGTCTAATCCCATTCCTCAGGACATTGAAATTGATGACCAGGCGGAGGGAGGTGCCAGTGCATTAAATGTTAACAG CTTGAGAATGCTATTGCACAAGTCATCAACACCTCAGTCATCTAGCCAAGTCCATAAATTACACGGTGCAGATGTCGAAGACGTTGTGGCTGCTAAGTCTTTAGTAAGCCAGGTGCTCGGTGAAAGCTTGCACAAATTACAGGAAGAAGAAAGCAAACAAGTGAAATCTATTAGATGGGAGTTGGGTGCATGTTGGGTGCAACATTTGCAAAATCAGGCCTCCGGGAAAGCTGAGTCAAAAAAAGCTGAAGAAGCTAAAGTAGAGCCAGCGGTAAAGGGTCTTGGGAAGCATGGTGGCCTGCTGAAGGATATTAAGAAGAAATCGGATGACAAGATTTCAGGAAAGGAAGTTTCTTCAAGTGACACTAACAAGAAAGAACTAGAGAAACAAGATGAGGAAACAGAGATTCTTTGGAAAAAGGTGCTACCTGAAGCAGCATATTTGCGCCTAAAGGAATCAGAAACTGGTCTTCACCTTAAG TCACCTGATGAGTTGATCGATATGGCACATAAATACTACGCTGATACTGCCCTTCCAAAACTG GTTGCTGATTTCGGGTCGCTGGAGCTTTCACCTGTCGATGGAAGGACACTGACAGATTTCATGCACACCAGGGGTTTGCAAATGTGCTCCTTGGGGCGCGTG GTGGAACTTGCAGACAAGCTTCCTCATGTGCAATCTCTTTGTATTCACGAGATGGTCGTTAGAGCTTACAAACACATACTGCAGGCTGTCGTGGCAGCAGTTGATAATATTGCTAATGTCGCTGCATCAATAGCTTCTTGTTTAAATCTATTGCTCGGGACGCCATCTGCCGAAAATGGTGATTCAGATGATGAATTGAAATGGAAATGGATAGAAACTTTTCTGTCGAAGAGGTTTGGGTGGCAGTGGAAGGATGAAAGTCGGCAGGATCTTAGAAAATTTGCCATTCTTCGAGGTCTTTGCCATAAG GTAGGACTTGAGCTTGTTCCCAAAGACTATGATGTGGACTCTCCATTTCCTTTCAAGAAGTCGGATATCATAAGCATGGTCCCCGTGTACAAG CATGTTGCGTGCTCGTCAGCGGATGGGCGTACGCTGCTGGAATCATCAAAAACTTCCCTCGACAAAGGCAAACTGGAGGATGCTGTAAACTATGGAACTAAG GCACTCTCAAAACTCGTGTCTGTCTGTGGTCCTTACCATCGAATGACAGCTGGTGCATACAGTCTCTTAGCTGTGGTACTCTACCACACCGGAGATTTTAATCAG GCTACTATTTATCAACAAAAAGCTTTGGATATTAATGAAAGAGAACTTGGACTTGACCACCCAGATACAATGAAGAGTTATGGAGATTTAGCAGTTTTCTACTACCGACTTCAACACACAGAGTTGGCATTAAA GTATGTGAATCGTGCCCTCTATCTTTTGCATCTTACTTGTGGACCTTCACATCCAAATACTGCTGCAACATACATAAACGTAGCAATGATGGAAGAAGGTCTCGGAAATGTCCATGTTGCACTTAGGTACCTTCACGAGGCTCTTAAGTGTAACCAGAGACTTCTTGGAGCGGACCACATTCAA ACTGCTGCCAGCTATCATGCTATTGCAATCGCTCTTTCTTTAATGGAAGCATATTCCTTAAGTGTTCAGCATGAACAAACTACGCTTCAGATACTACAAGCTAAACTTGGACCTGATGATTTACGTACTCAG GATGCTGCTGCATGGCTTGAGTATTTCGAGTCCAAAGCTCTCGAGCAGCAAGAAGCTGCACGAAATGGTACCCCAAAGCCCGATGCCTCTATCTCTAGCAAAGGCCATCTAAG TGTCTCGGACTTGTTGGATTACATTGCTCCAGATGCAGAGATGAAGGCTAGAGAAGCCCAAAAGAAGCAAGCTCGTGCAAAG GTTAAAGGCAAAGCAGGGCAAAATGGGGGAATAGCGACGGATGAATTTGAGAAGGATGAACTTCTTTCTCCAACTACTCCGGTTGTGGAGAACTCCAGTGATAAAGAGAACAAGTCTGAATTAGACAACAAACAGGAACTACAGATTGCAGACTCCACACCTAAGCAATCTGATCACATTTTGGTAGAACAGACACTAGTGGAGAAAAATGATGACGTGATACAAGAGGATACGTCTGAGGAAGGATGGCAAGAGGCTTTACCCAAAGGCCGTTCAATGATGGCGCGTAAGCTTTCTAGTTCTAGGAGACCTAACCTTGCAAAACTTAACACCAACTTCACGAACGCTTCCCATTTACCAAGAGCTCGAGGTAAAGCCACTAATTTTACATCTCCAAGATCGAGTCCAAATGAATCTACAACATCGTCTACACCATCTCCTGCTTCAAAGAAGTTTGTGAAAAGTGCTGGTTTCAGCCCTAAGCTAAACAGTGCTTCTTCACCAGCTGCTTCCAATCCCAAATCGGCACCCATCAGCCCTTCTCCAACAGAACAAATTGTCAAAACCAATTCGATTGTTAGCTCAATCAGCGGTCAGGCAGCTGGAAAACTATTCTCTTACAAAGAAGTTGCTTTAGCACCACCCGGTACAATTGTAAAAGCAGTGGCAGAGCAATTGCCAAAGGACAATAGTTCAGAACAAAACAAGGAGACTGTGGCAACAGATTCAACTCTGCCGACAACAGCGAGAAACAGTGATGGAGAGCAGGCTCAGAAAGTCGGTGAAGAGAAGCAACATAATGATTCTGGTGGACAAACCTATCAAGCAGTCAATGACCCTCAACAAAGTAAAGAAGAAGGACTTGTATCAGCCAAATCTTCGGAGAGTACAAAAACTGATGCTTCTGGAGAGAAGGAAGGAGATGTCGTCACAGCTTCAGAAGTAAAGACTACTGCTAAAAACAAAGGAGTAGACTCAGCAAATAGCTCGGTTACGGGGATCCAAAATGATGGTTCTTCCACTGATGCAAATGTAACTCCCAAAGTCGATATGCCAGAAAGCAAAGCTGATAAAATCCCCGACACCTCTTCTGATTGTGAACCTGCTGCTGATTCTGCAACAGAGAAGGATGCTAGTCTTACAAATGCAGGAGCTGCAATGGAAGAGAGGAATGATGATGAACCTACCGAAAATGCTAGTACTGTGCCTACTGAATCAGACAAGCAAGGTGATTCTGAGACTGCAAAAGAAACAGCCAAGAAACTTTCGGCAGCTGCACCTCCATTTAATCCATCTACTGTTCCAGTTTTTGGCACTATCCCAGCAGCAGGTTTCAAGGAGCATGGAGGAATATTACCCCCTCCTGTGAATATCCCTCCTCTGCTTACTGTGAATCCTGTTCGTAGATCACCACATCAGTCAGCAACAGCAAGAGTTCCGTATGGCCCACGCTTGTCAGGTGGCTATGGTAGGTCTGGAAATCGAGTTCCACGAAACAAGCCTGTTTTTCTCAATGGTGAACATAATGGAGATGCGAGTCATTTCACTACTCTTCGAATCATGAACCCACATGCAGCCGAGTTTGTCCCTGGTCAACCATGGGTTCCAAATGGCTTTCCGGTCGCTCCAAATGGTTACATGGCTTCACCAAATGGTATGCCCGTTTCACCAAATGGATATGCCATATCACCAAATAGCATACCAGTGTCGCCAGATGGTTCTCCAGCATCTTTGAACGGTATGCCAATGACTCAAAATGACCTTCCAGTTTCTCCGGTTGAGGCAGGAGAATCCCCTTCAGCTGTAATTGTGGAAGGTGCTGCTGAAAACCACGAGATGGCAGAGGCTGATGGGACCGACATGGAACCCTCCAGTAGTTTGGTAACAGCCGACACAGGAAGTCAGCAGATCACTCAGGATCaggaagaagatgaggaaaaacTGCAATCTGACATGCCTAAAGATGATGACAAATCACAATGTGAAAATGGAGAAAAGTCTGGAGATACAGCTGCACCATCTGATGAGATTGCTGCTTCAAAAGAAACATGCAATTCTGTTTCCCCTGAGGAGAAAGCAACCAAGCGTTGGGGAGATTATAGTGATGGTGAAAATGAGGTTGTTGAGGTACCAAGTTGA